The following coding sequences lie in one Panicum virgatum strain AP13 chromosome 6N, P.virgatum_v5, whole genome shotgun sequence genomic window:
- the LOC120678826 gene encoding equilibrative nucleotide transporter 1-like translates to MAGGDVEAAAAAPLLPPPASDGPSPSPAPPPADRLGVGYLVFFTLGAGFLLPWNAFITAVDYFAFLYPGAPVDRVFSVAYMLSCLLPLLLIVLCFPKSSAPARINSGLALFTLALLIVPAMDAVYVKGRPGLYGAFDVTVGATVLCGVADALVQGGVIGFAGELPKRYMQAVVAGTAASGVLVSAMRVFTKALYPQDAHGLRQSAILYFIVGIVVMIMCIVCYNVADRLPVVVYYKNIKKRAQKAEVGGGMTGPAWRSTLWSIVGTVKWYGIGVILIYAVTLSIFPGYITEDVHSETLKDWYPILLISAYNVFDLVGKALPAVYFLQNANIAVAGSFARLLFYPLFYGCLHGPKFFRTEIPVTVLTCLLGLTNGYLTSILMILAPKAVPIHHSETAGIVIVLFLVVGLVIGSFVAWFWVI, encoded by the exons atggccggcggcgacgtcgaggccgccgccgcggcgccgcttctgcccccgccggcgtcggacgggccctccccctccccggcgccgccccccgccgACCGCCTCGGCGTCGGCTACCTCGTCTTCTTCACCCTGGGCGCCGGCTTCCTGCTCCCCTGGAACGCCTTCATCACCGCCGTCGACTACTTCGCCTTCCTCTACCCGGGCGCGCCCGTCGACCGCGTCTTCTCCGTCGCCTACATGCTCTCCTGCCTCCTGCCGCTGCTCCTCATCGTGCTCTGCTTCCCCAAGTCCAGCGCCCCCGCCCGCATCAACTCGGGCCTCGCGCTCTTCACGCTCGCGCTCCTCATCGTCCCCGCCATGGACGCCGTCTACGTCAAGGGGAGGCCCGGTCTGTACGGCGCCTTCGACGTCACTGTCGGGGCAACCGTACTGTGCGGGGTCGCCGACGCGCTCGTGCAGGGAGGGGTTATCGGCTTCGCCGGGGAGCTGCCCAAGAGGTACATGCAGGCCGTCGTCGCCGGAACCGCCGCCTCAG GTGTGCTTGTCTCAGCAATGAGAGTCTTTACCAAAGCACTCTACCCACAAGACGCACATGGCCTAAGGCAAAGCGCAATCCTCTACTTCATCGTCGGCATTGTGGTCATGATCATGTGCATTGTGTGCTATAATGTGGCTGACAGGCTTCCAGTTGTTGTGTACTACAAGAACATCAAGAAGAGAGCTCAGAAGGCAGAGGTTGGCGGTGGCATGACAGGTCCTGCCTGGCGATCAACTTTGTGGAGCATCGTTGGGACAGTGAAGTGGTATGGAATAGGAGTGATCCTCATCTACGCGGTTACACTCTCCATATTCCCAGGATACATCACAGAGGACGTGCACTCTGAGACACTCAAGGACTGGTATCCCATCCTCCTCATCAGTGCCTACAATGTGTTTGACCTCGTTGGCAAGGCTTTGCCAGCTGTTTACTTCCTCCAGAATGCCAACATCGCGGTCGCAGGCTCCTTCGCTAGGCTTCTGTTCTACCCCCTCTTCTATGGCTGCCTGCACGGCCCCAAGTTCTTCCGCACAGAGATCCCAGTCACAGTACTGACATGCCTGCTGGGTCTCACCAACGGGTACCTGACCTCCATCCTCATGATCCTCGCGCCCAAGGCTGTGCCCATCCACCACTCAGAGACCGCCGGGATCGTCATAGTGCTGTTCCTTGTGGTTGGTCTTGTCATTGGTTCGTTTGTAGCTTGGTTCTGGGTCATCTGA
- the LOC120679660 gene encoding histone-lysine N-methyltransferase ASHR2-like — MASALQNPTVAAAAAADALRMADLPGRGRGLVAARSVREGEMLLSEPALLLYPSALASLRAYCAACFRALPADSAAIPCASCRAAAFCSPACAAAAHPRLLCAALSHGGLATAAPAEAVQEPLLFLLSAYSLPDPALRALLSLSAPPPPPGAQDAAGLHAAVAALAPPHALPAGFSPDLTAALLAKDRGNSFAIMEPYRPGMSLELLKARAYAVYPRASLLNHDCLPNACHFDYPDRPGPGNTDIVVRALHDISEEREVCISYFAANWRYADRQRRLLEDYGFRCECDRCQVESRWKDDDADDNNGDDAMEEEEGEEDGGDDGMEEEGADGDDDFPHAYFFVRYLCDNEGCWGMLAPLPPSPNGELSHVFECNLCGKLRKEEDAMPDEGSSGMVH; from the coding sequence atggcgagTGCGCTGCAAAACCCCACcgtggcagcagcagccgccgccgacgccctccGCATGGCCGACCTCCCCGGCCGTGGGCGCGGCCTCGTGGCCGCCCGCAGCGTCCGCGAGGGCGAGATGCTCCTCTCCGAGCCGGCGCTCCTCCTCTACCCGTCCGCCCTCGCTTCCCTCCGCGCCTACTGCGCCGCCTGCTTCCGCGCCCTCCCCGCCGACTCCGCCGCCATCCCCTGCGCCTCCTGCCGCGCCGCGGCCTTCTGCTCCccggcctgcgccgccgccgcgcacccgcGCCTCCTCTGCGCCGCGCTCTCCCACGgcggcctcgccaccgccgcccccgccgaggcggtccaggagccgctcctcttcctcctctccgccTACTCCCTCCCGGACCCCGCCCTGCgcgccctcctctccctctcggcgccgcccccgcccccgggcGCGCAGGACGCCGCGGGCCTCcacgccgcggtggcggcgctcgcgccgccgcacgcgctccCCGCTGGCTTCTCGCCGGACCTCACGGCGGCGCTCCTCGCCAAGGACCGGGGCAACAGCTTCGCCATCATGGAGCCGTACCGCCCCGGGATGTCGCTCGAGCTCCTCAAGGCGCGCGCCTACGCGGTGTACCCGCGGGCGTCGCTGCTCAACCATGACTGCCTGCCCAACGCGTGCCATTTCGATTACCCTGACAGGCCGGGGCCGGGGAACACCGACATTGTGGTGCGGGCGCTGCATGATATATCAGAGGAGAGGGAGGTCTGTATCAGCTACTTCGCCGCCAATTGGAGGTATGCAGACAGGCAGCGTAGGCTGCTGGAGGATTATGGGTTCCGGTGCGAGTGTGATCGGTGTCAGGTGGAGAGCCGGTGGAAGGATGATGATGCTGATGATAACAATGGAGATgatgccatggaggaggaggagggtgaggaggatggtggtgatgatgggatggaggaggagggggctgatggtgatgatgatttCCCGCATGCCTACTTCTTTGTGAGGTACTTGTGTGACAATGAGGGTTGCTGGGGAATGCTGGCTCCATTGCCACCCTCACCTAATGGTGAGCTGTCCCATGTGTTTGAATGCAATCTCTGTGGGAAGCTGAGGAAGGAAGAGGATGCCATGCCTGATGAGGGCAGTTCTGGCATGGTCCATTAG
- the LOC120679320 gene encoding 2'-deoxymugineic-acid 2'-dioxygenase-like, with the protein MVQKFSIKFPVPQFQFQPDFSSMENMLHLAPCHASVPDCFIVPPDQLPPAASAAVSLPVVDMSGSRDEVRRAILDAGKEFGFFQVVNHGVPQQLLQDMEAVCDEFYDLPAAAKAHLYSEDRQKPNRLFSGTTYETGGHKYWMDCLRLAFSFPVGDSTAGWPDKPQRLREVFEKFAVLTRGVGMELLRLLCEALGLRPDYFDGDLSGGDVILSINRYPPCPNPSAALGLPPHCDRNLITLLHTGPVHGLEVLHDDDWIKVEPVPDAFVVNFGLQLEVVTNGMLKSVEHRVTTNAALARTSRAIFIQPKEDCLVGPAEEFVGEDNPPCYRTVTFGDFRRKHSVVKLGSSLNLTTNLKDIQKDIR; encoded by the exons ATGGTACAAAAATTCTCTATCAAATTCCCCGTTCCGCAATTTCAATTCCAACCAGATTTTTCGTCCATGGAGAACATGCTCCACTTAGCGCCGTGCCATGCATCAGTCCCGGACTGCTTCATCGTCCCGCCCGACCAgctcccgccggccgcctccgccgccgtgtcCCTGCCCGTCGTCGACATGTCCGGCAGCCGCGACGAGGTCCGCCGAGCCATTCTCGACGCCGGCAAGGAGTTCGGCTTCTTCCAG GTGGTGAACCACGGGGTGCCCCAGCAGTTACTGCAGGACATGGAGGCGGTGTGCGACGAGTTCTACgacctgccggcggcggcgaaggcgcacCTGTACTCGGAGGACAGGCAGAAGCCCAACCGGCTCTTCTCCGGCACCACCTACGAGACCGGCGGCCACAAGTACTGGATGGACTGCCTCCGCCTGGCCTTCTCCTTCCCCGTCGGCGACAGCACGGCCGGATGGCCCgacaagccccagaggcttcg GGAGGTTTTCGAGAAGTTCGCCGTGCTGACAAGAGGCGTGGGGATggagctgctgcggctgctgtgCGAGGCCCTGGGGCTCCGGCCGGACTACTTCGACGGTGACCTCAGCGGCGGCGACGTGATCCTCAGCATCAACCGCTACCCGCCGTGTCCGAACCCGAGCGCGGCTCTGGGTCTCCCGCCGCACTGCGACCGGAACCTCATCACCCTCCTCCACACGGGCCCCGTGCATGGCCTCGAGGTTCTCCACGACGACGACTGGATCAAGGTCGAGCCCGTGCCCGACGCCTTCGTCGTCAATTTCGGCCTCCAACTCGAG gTTGTGACCAATGGGATGCTGAAGAGCGTAGAGCATCGTGTGACGACCAACGCGGCGCTGGCACGGACGTCGAGGGCGATCTTCATACAGCCGAAGGAGGACTGCCTCGTCGGCCCCGCCGAGGAGTTCGTCGGCGAGGACAACCCCCCGTGCTACCGCACCGTCACGTTCGGCGACTTCCGGCGAAAGCACAGCGTCGTGAAGCTGGGGTCGTCGCTCAATCTCACCACCAATCTCAAGGACATCCAGAAGGATATCAGATGA